One genomic window of Glycine soja cultivar W05 chromosome 9, ASM419377v2, whole genome shotgun sequence includes the following:
- the LOC114367280 gene encoding transcription factor bHLH118-like isoform X1 encodes MIFVQVKGQGKSSKHLHVEEKEDFIAMDENKKWMHKETERQRRQEMGKLCATLRSLLPLEYIKGKRSTSDYVNEAMNYINHLQNKVKQLQAKRDELVKVSNLKSNICSENESSSSSTTHLPPLVSVHPFPGGLEIMCGYSFGKSVFPMSRVLDILLKEGINVVSTTSIRRDGRFIHTIRSEDPNHLNMTGADYSELQIKLTEAISLQETLPEHEN; translated from the exons A TGATCTTTGTACAAGTGAAAGGGCAAGGAAAGAGTAGCAAGCACTTGCATGTTGAGGAGAAAGAAGACTTTATTGCCATGGATGAGAACAAGAAGTGGATGCATAAAGAAACTGAAAGACAAAGAAGGCAAGAGATGGGAAAACTCTGCGCCACCCTTAGATCGCTTCTGCCTTTAGAATATATTAAG GGAAAACGCTCAACCTCTGATTATGTGAATGAGGCTATGAATTATATCAACCACCTACAAAATAAGGTGAAGCAATTGCAAGCAAAGAGGGATGAGTTAGTGAAGGTGTCTAATTTGAAGAGTAATATTTGTTCTGAGAATGAAAGCTCTAGCAGTAGCACTACTCATCTTCCACCCTTGGTTTCTGTTCATCCTTTCCCGGGAGGACTTGAGATTATGTGCGGTTACAGCTTCGGGAAAAGTGTGTTTCCCATGTCAAGAGTGTTGGACATTCTGCTTAAAGAAGGGATTAATGTGGTTAGCACTACTTCAATCAGAAGAGATGGAAGATTCATACACACTATACGATCAGAG GATCCAAATCATTTGAATATGACTGGCGCTGATTACTCCGAATTGCAAATAAAGCTAACGGAGGCAATAA GTTTGCAAGAGACTTTGCCTGAACATGAAAATTGA
- the LOC114367280 gene encoding transcription factor bHLH118-like isoform X2, translating to MKGQGKSSKHLHVEEKEDFIAMDENKKWMHKETERQRRQEMGKLCATLRSLLPLEYIKGKRSTSDYVNEAMNYINHLQNKVKQLQAKRDELVKVSNLKSNICSENESSSSSTTHLPPLVSVHPFPGGLEIMCGYSFGKSVFPMSRVLDILLKEGINVVSTTSIRRDGRFIHTIRSEDPNHLNMTGADYSELQIKLTEAISLQETLPEHEN from the exons A TGAAAGGGCAAGGAAAGAGTAGCAAGCACTTGCATGTTGAGGAGAAAGAAGACTTTATTGCCATGGATGAGAACAAGAAGTGGATGCATAAAGAAACTGAAAGACAAAGAAGGCAAGAGATGGGAAAACTCTGCGCCACCCTTAGATCGCTTCTGCCTTTAGAATATATTAAG GGAAAACGCTCAACCTCTGATTATGTGAATGAGGCTATGAATTATATCAACCACCTACAAAATAAGGTGAAGCAATTGCAAGCAAAGAGGGATGAGTTAGTGAAGGTGTCTAATTTGAAGAGTAATATTTGTTCTGAGAATGAAAGCTCTAGCAGTAGCACTACTCATCTTCCACCCTTGGTTTCTGTTCATCCTTTCCCGGGAGGACTTGAGATTATGTGCGGTTACAGCTTCGGGAAAAGTGTGTTTCCCATGTCAAGAGTGTTGGACATTCTGCTTAAAGAAGGGATTAATGTGGTTAGCACTACTTCAATCAGAAGAGATGGAAGATTCATACACACTATACGATCAGAG GATCCAAATCATTTGAATATGACTGGCGCTGATTACTCCGAATTGCAAATAAAGCTAACGGAGGCAATAA GTTTGCAAGAGACTTTGCCTGAACATGAAAATTGA